From Micromonospora rifamycinica, a single genomic window includes:
- a CDS encoding endo-1,4-beta-xylanase, with protein MRPKRALLATATLAVAGALTVGMTLALAPAASAGTTLRAAAAEKGRYFGAAVAVGKLSTSAYTTILNREFNSVTAENEMKWDATEPSQGRFVYTNGDRLVSHAQANGMGVRGHALLWHQQEPGWAQGMSGSALRSAMINHVTQVATHYRGKVYAWDVVNEAFADGGSGGRRDSNLQRTGNDWIEAAFRAARAADPGAKLCYNDYNTDGVNAKSTGVYNMVRDFKSRGVPIDCVGFQSHLGTTIPGDYQANLKRFADLGVDVQITELDVMTGGNQANIFGTVTRSCMAISRCTSITVWGVRDCDSWRGSDNALLFDCNGNKKAAYNSVLDALNAGTGIPNPTTTPPNPTTTPPNPTTTPPNPTTTPPPGGAGCSASVSLNSWTGGFVATVKVTAGSSGTRGWTVSVTLPGGASVTGTWSATASGSSGTVRFTNVDYNGQLGAGQSTEFGFQGSGSGEGMTPTCTAS; from the coding sequence ATGAGACCCAAGAGAGCCCTGCTAGCGACGGCGACCCTCGCCGTCGCCGGCGCACTCACCGTCGGGATGACGTTGGCCCTGGCCCCCGCCGCCAGCGCCGGCACGACCCTGCGGGCGGCGGCGGCCGAGAAGGGCCGCTACTTCGGTGCGGCGGTCGCGGTTGGCAAGCTGTCCACCAGCGCCTACACCACCATTCTCAACCGTGAGTTCAACTCCGTCACGGCCGAGAACGAGATGAAGTGGGACGCCACCGAGCCGTCCCAGGGTCGGTTCGTCTACACCAACGGCGACCGGCTCGTCAGCCACGCCCAGGCCAACGGCATGGGCGTGCGGGGCCACGCGCTGCTCTGGCACCAGCAGGAACCGGGCTGGGCGCAGGGCATGTCGGGCAGCGCGCTGCGCAGCGCGATGATCAACCACGTCACCCAGGTGGCCACCCACTACCGGGGCAAGGTCTACGCCTGGGACGTGGTGAACGAGGCGTTCGCCGACGGTGGCAGTGGTGGTCGTCGTGACTCGAACCTCCAGCGCACCGGCAACGACTGGATCGAGGCGGCGTTCCGGGCCGCCCGTGCCGCCGACCCGGGCGCGAAGCTCTGCTACAACGACTACAACACCGACGGGGTCAACGCGAAGTCGACCGGCGTCTACAACATGGTCCGGGACTTCAAGTCCCGGGGTGTGCCGATCGACTGCGTCGGGTTCCAGTCGCACCTGGGCACCACGATCCCGGGTGACTACCAGGCCAACCTGAAGCGCTTCGCCGACCTCGGGGTGGACGTCCAGATCACCGAGCTGGACGTGATGACCGGCGGCAACCAGGCCAACATCTTCGGCACGGTCACCCGCTCCTGCATGGCCATCTCGCGGTGCACCAGCATCACCGTGTGGGGGGTGCGGGACTGCGACTCGTGGCGTGGCTCCGACAACGCCCTGCTGTTCGACTGCAACGGCAACAAGAAGGCGGCGTACAACTCGGTGCTGGACGCCCTCAACGCGGGCACCGGCATCCCGAACCCGACGACCACCCCGCCGAACCCGACCACGACGCCGCCGAACCCGACGACGACGCCGCCGAACCCGACGACGACGCCGCCTCCGGGTGGGGCCGGGTGTTCGGCGTCGGTGTCGTTGAACTCGTGGACGGGTGGTTTCGTGGCCACGGTGAAGGTGACCGCGGGTTCCTCGGGTACGCGTGGGTGGACGGTGAGTGTCACGTTGCCCGGTGGGGCGAGTGTGACCGGGACGTGGTCGGCGACGGCCAGTGGTAGTTCCGGGACGGTGCGGTTCACGAACGTGGACTACAACGGTCAGCTCGGTGCCGGTCAGTCCACCGAGTTCGGTTTCCAGGGCAGCGGCAGCGGTGAGGGGATGACCCCGACCTGCACCGCCAGCTGA
- a CDS encoding extracellular catalytic domain type 1 short-chain-length polyhydroxyalkanoate depolymerase, whose translation MRSRMTLLAAALATALATMTAVVTVAPPASAAALTQVTNFGTNPTNLQMHLYVPDRVAARPALLLALHYCTGSGPAVHSTYGLSSLADRYGYIVIYPSVTRSSKCWDVSSPQALRRDGGSDPVGLKSMIDYVRGRYPVDAGRIGVIGWSSGAMMTNVMAGLYPDVFHAGVSSSGVPFACFATTNGSEWNSDCSGGRIVRTPQQWGDLVRNAYPGYTGKRPRMQIWHGTTDTTLSYVNFGEQIKQWTNVLGVSQTPSSTDYPQTSATRTRYGGTGGTPPVEAISFQGYGHSIPFDAAQAVRFFGFDGTSPTTTPPNPTTTPPNPTTTPPNPTTTPPNPTTTPPPGGAGCSASVSLNSWTGGFVATVKVTAGSSGTRGWTVSVTLPGGASVTGTWSATASGSSGTVRFTNVDYNGQLGAGQSTEFGFQGSGSGTGMTPTCTAS comes from the coding sequence ATGAGATCACGCATGACCCTGCTGGCCGCCGCGTTGGCGACCGCCCTGGCGACGATGACGGCCGTGGTCACGGTCGCCCCGCCGGCCTCGGCCGCCGCGCTCACCCAGGTGACCAACTTCGGCACCAACCCGACCAACCTGCAGATGCACCTGTACGTCCCGGACCGGGTGGCCGCCCGCCCGGCGCTGCTCCTCGCCCTGCACTACTGCACCGGCAGCGGCCCGGCGGTGCACTCCACCTACGGGCTCAGCTCGCTCGCCGACCGCTACGGCTACATCGTGATCTACCCGTCGGTGACCCGGAGCAGCAAGTGCTGGGACGTCTCCTCGCCCCAGGCGCTGCGGCGCGACGGCGGCAGCGACCCGGTCGGTCTCAAGTCCATGATCGATTATGTCCGGGGCCGCTACCCGGTCGACGCGGGTCGGATCGGGGTCATCGGATGGTCGTCCGGGGCCATGATGACCAACGTGATGGCCGGCCTCTACCCGGACGTGTTCCACGCCGGGGTGAGCTCGTCCGGCGTGCCGTTCGCCTGCTTCGCCACCACGAACGGCTCGGAGTGGAACAGCGACTGCTCGGGCGGGCGGATCGTCAGGACCCCGCAGCAGTGGGGCGACCTGGTGCGCAACGCCTACCCCGGCTACACCGGCAAGCGTCCCCGGATGCAGATCTGGCACGGCACCACGGACACCACGCTGAGCTACGTCAACTTCGGCGAGCAGATCAAGCAGTGGACCAACGTGCTCGGCGTGTCGCAGACCCCCAGCTCCACCGACTACCCGCAGACCAGCGCGACCCGGACCCGGTACGGCGGCACCGGGGGCACGCCGCCGGTGGAGGCGATCAGCTTCCAGGGCTACGGCCACTCCATCCCGTTCGACGCCGCCCAGGCCGTCCGCTTCTTCGGCTTCGACGGCACGAGCCCCACCACGACCCCGCCGAACCCGACGACGACGCCGCCGAACCCGACGACCACCCCGCCGAACCCGACGACGACGCCGCCGAACCCGACGACGACGCCGCCTCCGGGTGGGGCCGGGTGTTCGGCGTCGGTGTCGTTGAACTCGTGGACGGGTGGTTTCGTGGCCACGGTGAAGGTGACCGCGGGTTCCTCGGGTACGCGTGGGTGGACGGTGAGTGTCACGTTGCCCGGTGGGGCGAGTGTGACCGGGACGTGGTCGGCGACGGCCAGTGGTAGTTCCGGGACGGTGCGGTTTACGAACGTGGACTACAACGGTCAGCTCGGTGCCGGTCAGTCCACCGAGTTCGGTTTCCAGGGCAGCGGCAGTGGTACGGGGATGACCCCGACCTGCACCGCCAGCTGA
- a CDS encoding alpha-galactosidase codes for MHQRVIHPATRRAAVLLAAVLLLMTGLVGTPAPQPAQAWDNGVADTPPMGWNSYDSFNWSVTEADVRANADYMGANLRQYGWQYIVVDWAWYFPGQHNGSPNQDANLQPRLRMDANGRLLPDTTRFPSAAGTNGFKPLADHVHAQGLKFGVHLMRGIPRQAVADNVPILGTSCRANQIDAGNSAAWLNLMWGLDMANPCAQAYLDSVFQLLAAWGVDFVKVDDIAAPTYRQAEVEGYRTAIQRSGRPMVLSLSPGATPLSAGTHVQTNAHMWRIVNDLWDNWSSVDALFDQLRNWTPYRRAGAWPDPDMIPIGRLSKYGPVGSPRYSNLSADEQRTLMSLWVINRAPLMWGGNLVENRAAELALMTNSAVLAVDQRSANNRQLTGRTRQVWVADVPDGDDRYVALFNREGAAATVSLNLADLGIGSATATDLWSGAALGTSTGTFSRSLPAHGAGLYRLTPQTTTPTPTTYTLTARHSAKLLDVSNAATTDGANVVQWTANGQANQRWRFSDAGGGWSTVVSVNSGKCLDVYGGAGTTTDGARVVQWTCNGGTNQQWRLQDVGDGQVQLVARHSGKCLDVLNAGLTDGAQVVQWTCGTGTNQQWRRTPV; via the coding sequence ATGCACCAGCGTGTCATCCACCCGGCGACCCGACGGGCGGCCGTCCTGCTCGCCGCCGTACTCCTGCTCATGACGGGCCTGGTCGGCACCCCCGCCCCGCAGCCGGCCCAGGCGTGGGACAACGGTGTCGCCGACACCCCACCGATGGGCTGGAACAGCTACGACTCGTTCAACTGGAGCGTCACCGAGGCCGACGTCCGGGCCAACGCCGACTACATGGGCGCGAACCTGCGCCAGTACGGCTGGCAGTACATCGTCGTCGACTGGGCCTGGTACTTCCCGGGGCAGCACAACGGCAGCCCCAACCAGGACGCCAACCTGCAACCCCGGCTCCGGATGGACGCCAACGGGCGGCTGCTGCCCGACACCACCCGGTTCCCGTCGGCGGCCGGCACCAACGGGTTCAAGCCGCTGGCCGACCACGTGCACGCGCAGGGGCTGAAGTTCGGCGTCCACCTGATGCGGGGCATCCCCCGGCAGGCGGTCGCGGACAACGTGCCGATCCTGGGCACCTCCTGCCGGGCCAACCAGATCGACGCCGGCAACAGCGCGGCCTGGCTCAACCTGATGTGGGGGCTGGACATGGCCAACCCCTGCGCGCAGGCGTACCTCGACTCGGTGTTCCAGCTGCTGGCCGCGTGGGGTGTCGACTTCGTGAAGGTCGACGACATCGCCGCGCCGACGTACCGGCAGGCGGAGGTCGAGGGCTACCGGACGGCGATCCAACGCAGCGGACGGCCGATGGTGTTGAGCCTGTCGCCGGGCGCCACGCCGCTGTCGGCCGGGACGCACGTGCAGACCAACGCGCACATGTGGCGGATCGTCAACGACCTGTGGGACAACTGGTCGTCCGTCGACGCGCTCTTCGACCAGTTGCGCAACTGGACGCCGTACCGCCGGGCGGGCGCCTGGCCCGATCCGGACATGATCCCGATCGGCCGGCTGTCGAAGTACGGCCCGGTCGGCTCGCCGCGTTACTCCAACCTCAGCGCGGACGAGCAGCGCACCCTGATGTCGCTGTGGGTGATCAACCGGGCGCCGCTGATGTGGGGCGGCAACCTGGTGGAGAACCGGGCGGCGGAGCTGGCGCTGATGACCAACAGCGCGGTGCTCGCCGTCGACCAGCGCAGCGCCAACAACCGGCAGCTCACCGGCCGCACCCGGCAGGTGTGGGTCGCCGACGTGCCGGACGGCGACGACCGGTACGTCGCGCTGTTCAACCGGGAGGGCGCGGCGGCCACCGTGTCGCTGAACCTCGCCGACCTCGGCATCGGCTCGGCCACCGCGACCGACCTCTGGTCCGGGGCGGCGCTGGGCACCTCCACCGGGACGTTCAGCCGTTCGCTGCCCGCCCACGGCGCCGGGCTCTACCGGCTGACGCCCCAGACCACCACCCCGACCCCGACGACGTACACCCTGACCGCCCGGCACAGCGCGAAGCTGCTGGACGTCAGCAACGCCGCCACGACCGACGGCGCGAACGTCGTGCAGTGGACCGCCAACGGTCAGGCCAACCAGCGGTGGCGGTTCTCCGACGCCGGCGGCGGCTGGTCCACGGTGGTGAGCGTCAACAGCGGAAAGTGCCTCGACGTCTACGGCGGCGCCGGCACGACCACGGACGGCGCCCGGGTGGTGCAGTGGACCTGCAACGGGGGCACCAACCAGCAGTGGCGGCTCCAGGACGTCGGCGACGGCCAGGTGCAGCTGGTCGCCCGGCACAGCGGCAAGTGTCTCGACGTGCTCAACGCCGGGCTGACCGACGGGGCGCAGGTGGTGCAGTGGACCTGCGGCACCGGCACCAACCAGCAGTGGCGGCGTACGCCGGTGTGA